The following coding sequences are from one Anolis sagrei isolate rAnoSag1 chromosome 6, rAnoSag1.mat, whole genome shotgun sequence window:
- the VWC2 gene encoding brorin: MHSNTAMATGAFSGSLLVTCFLMVAICSSTTPLQKLPKTQDKQEMKSSQEKRDHTSDRESQNQTGLGKMNEMGRNGREEGTKDWKSKSIRNYSNKESWTKQKQGLSSQATRSKFGSQPSQDQVYGVHQNLQAAEDSSLMDIIASTTPDPAEEYAYPDYRGKGCVDESGFVYAIGEKFTPGPSACPCLCTEEGPLCIQPECPRLHPRCIHVDTSQCCPLCKERKNYCEFRGKVYQTLEEFMVSSCEKCRCEANGEVVCTVSACPQTDCVDPVYEPDQCCPICKNGPNCFAETIVIPAGREVKTDECTICHCTYEEVTWRIERQAMCTRHECKQI, from the exons ATGCACAGCAACACTGCAATGGCAACTGGCGCTTTCTCTGGTTCCCTCCTTGTGACTTGCTTCCTGATGGTTGCTATCTGTAGTTCTACTACACCTCTGCAAAAACTGCCTAAGACTCAAGACAAGCAGGAAATGAAGTCAAGCCAAGAAAAGAGGGACCACACATCAGATCGGGAAAGCCAGAATCAGACTGGATTaggaaaaatgaatgaaatgggCAGGAATGGGAGGGAAGAGGGCACAAAAGACTGGAAGAGCAAAAGCATCAGAAATTACTCTAACAAAGAATCTTGGACTAAGCAAAAACAAGGTCTGAGTAGTCAGGCAACAAGGAGTAAGTTTGGAAGCCAACCATCCCAAGACCAAGTTTATGGTGTACACCAGAATCTTCAAGCTGCTGAAGATTCCTCTCTCATGGATATTATTGCGAGTACGACTCCTGACCCTGCAGAGGAATATGCTTATCCGGACTACCGTGGAAAGGGCTGTGTAGATGAGAGTGGTTTTGTTTACGCGATTGGAGAGAAGTTTACTCCTGGTCCCTCTGCATGTCCTTGCCTTTGCACCGAAGAGGGCCCTCTTTGCATTCAGCCAGAGTGTCCTAGACTTCATCCCCGTTGTATTCATGTTGACACTAGTCAGTGTTGCCCACTgtgcaaagaaaggaaaaactaCTGTGAGTTTCGTGGGAAAGTGTACCAAACATTGGAAGAATTCATG GTTTCATCTTGTGAAAAATGTCGCTGTGAAGCCAACGGTGAAGTTGTGTGCACAGTGTCTGCTTGTCCTCAAACTGATTGTGTGGACCCTGTATATGAACCAGATCAGTGTTGTCCCATCTGTAAAAATG GCCCCAACTGCTTTGCAGAGACCATAGTCATTCCAGCAGGTCGAGAAGTGAAGACTGATGAGTGCACTATATGTCACTGTACTTACGAAGAAGTTACATGGCGTATTGAACGACAAGCTATGTGTACTAGACATGAATGCAAGCAAATTTAG